ATATAAACCCCTTAGAAAAAGTAGCTATCATATTACCAAAAGGATGGCAACAAATATCTTCTATAATTGCTACACTTGGTGTCAATGGGACATATGTACCTTTTGATTATAAATTACCAGAAAAAAGGTTATTACAGTTATTAGAAGTAGCCAAAATCTCTTATGTAATTACTTCTAAAGAAATGAAAGATAATTTTACTTGGCCAAAAAATATAAAATTAATAACTACTCCATCAAATTGGGGAAAAGAAGAAGAGAAAATTGTACAAAATAACAATATTGAATTTATGCCATCAAACAATCAACAGTTGGCATATATTATATATACTTCTGGTTCTACGGGTATACCTAAGGGAGTGATGATAAGTCATCATAGTGCATTAAATACTATACTTGATATTAATGATAGATTTAAAATAACAAGTGATGATATAGTATTTGGTTTATCAGGAGTACATTTTGATTTATCAGTATATGATATATTTGGTACATTAAATGCAGGAGCTTGCCTAGTATTACCAAATGAAGAAGGGACAAAAGATCCAAATCATTGGATAGATCTCATTGAAAAACATAAAATTACTATTTGGAACAGTGTACCTGCATTATGCGAAATGCTACTTATTCAAACAAATGCAAATAAAGTAACTATGCAAGAGATGCGATTAGTCCTATTGAGTGGAGATTGGATACCACTATCACTCAAAGACAAGCTACAAAAAAGTACAAAAAATGCAAAACTTTATAGTCTTGGTGGTGCTACAGAAGCATCTATTTGGTCTATTTATTATCCTATTGAAGATATTGACCCTACTTGGAATAGTATTCCCTATGGAAGGCCTCTAGCAAATCAACAATTTTATGTTTTAAATGAAAAATATAATGATTGCCCACAATTAGTTATAGGTGATTTATATATTGGAGGAGAAGGCTTATTTATGGGCTACTGGCAAGATGAAGGAAAAACAAAAGAATCATTTATTATCCATCCAATAAGTGGAGAGAAACTATATAAAACTGGAGATAAAGGTCGTTTTCATCCTAATGGTTATATTGAATTTTTAGGACGAAATGACTTACAAGTAAAAATCAATGGACACCGTATTGAACTAGGAGAAATAGAATCTTCACTTCTTCAAAATGAGCTTATTCAAAATGTTGTAGTTACAGCTATTGACACCTATGGAAATAGTGAAATATCTACTAGTATAAAAGATAATAAACAAAAACTTATCGCCTATTGTGTGTGCAAAGAGAAAAACTTAAGTGAAATTGAAAGTAAATTAAAAATATGGACTAAAGAACGATTACCAAATTATATGGTACCCAATCATTTCTTTATATTAAATAGTATACCTTTAACAAAAAATGGTAAGTTAGATAGAAAAGCATTACCTTTACCAAGTAATGAAAAAAAAGAAATCAAAAGTAGTACTCCTCAAACAGAAAATGAAAAATTATTATTATCTATATGTAGGGAAATTTTACAAGTAGATGATATTAATATACATAGTGACTTTTTTGATATTGGAGGAGATTCTCTTCAGGCAACAAGACTAAGTATATCATTACAAAAAGAAGGCTTTAATCTATCTGTAAATCAGATATTTATGAACCCCTTCTTAGAAGATATGGCACAGTTTATAAAAGCCCAAAATGATTCTTCTCTGGAAAATAAAAAACAAGAAATGATAAGCTTAGAGTTTAATAATTCGTCTAGTATTTTAACATCCTTTAATACTATTAGTGAAGAAAAACCAAATATATTTTGTATACATGGTAGTGATGGAGGAGTTTTTGTATTTAATGAATTAGCAGATCAATTAGAAAATGATTTTAATATTTATGGTATTGCTGCTCAATCGACTATTGAAAAAAACAACATTTCAGACATTGCAAGTAGCTATTTAGAACAAATAAATACAAGGGACACAGCCTATCCACCTATTATTTGCGGATTTAGTTCTGGAGGATTTGTTGCGTGGGAAATTGCTCGTCAATTAAAAGAAAGAGGAGAAGACTTAACTCAATTAATTTTAATTGATACTCAGTTTTTACCACAAGAATTAAAAGATAACTCTTTATTAATCCTAGTTCTATTTGCTTTATCTTTTAACATGAATATAGAGCTTCTTCCAATAAAAGAAGAACTAATAGTAAAATTGAAGAATAATACATATACAAATAGTGAGTTAAATGAAATACAAAAACTAAATGAAGAAGAATTTGAAGATTTATTTGAACAACTAATTGATTCAAATAGCTTATTAAATAATGATAGCACTAATTTACGTCGGAAGTTTAATATTTTTAAACAGTATGTAGAGTTTACAATAGAGTATGATATGCCACATCTATCAAGTGTTGATACATTACTTCTTCAAGCGAAACAAAGTGTAAAAAATCACCAAAGTTGGAATAGTTTCGGTGATAAAATACAACATATTGAAGTGGATGGAAACCATATGAGTTGCTTACAATACCCAAATGTAAGTTCAATATCTAATACAATACAAAATTTTAGTAAAAAGTAGATTTTAATGGATTCAATAACAAAAAACAAATGGATACAATACGAAGAAAAAGAAAATGTTAAATTACGTCTATTTTGCTTGCCATATGCAGGAGGAGGATCATCTATTTATCGGCTTTGGCAAAAATCAATGCCAGAGCATATACAAGTATGCAAAATTCAACTACCAGGTAGAGAAAATCGTATAGATGAGCAAGCAATAGATTCTATGGAAGACTTAGTAAAAACCCTAGCAAAGCAACTCTTTAATTATTTAGATAAACCATTTGCTCTCTTTGGTCATAGTATGGGAGCAATGGCTACATATGAACTTGCTAAATATTTATCAAATAATACCCCTTATAGTCCTAAGCATGTATTTGTATCTGGATGCAGAACACCTAATACTCCTCATAACCATATAACATATCACCTAGAAGGTGAAGAGTTTATTGATTCGCTAAGACAAAGGGGAGGAACAAATGAAGTGCTATTAAATAATAAAGACTATATGAAAATGGTCGAACCGACATTGCGTGCTGACTTAAAACTTATTGAAAGATGGCATCACAATGACATAGAAACCCTTAATTGCCCATTAACAGTATTAGGGGGAGTAAATGATACCTTAGTTTTACCAACTAACTTAAAACAATGGCATCAGTATACAAACAAAATATTTGAATTAAAATTATTTGAAGGTGACCACTTTTTTATAAATGATGATTCACATAATATTGCTTCAATAGTGGCAAATACATTAAAACAATAAAATAAATTATAAAGAAAGGATAGAAGAATGTCAGAAACAAAAAAAATAATAGAAATGATTGAAAATGATAATACAACGCAAAAAGATTATGAAAATATAAAATTACCCAGTTCAATGAATGCTTTAGTAACCTTAAAAGAAGAAGAGAATATTTTTGGGGAAATGGAAACTGAAGATAAAGATATTTCAAAAACATTACATTACAAAGAAGTAACTATTCCTGAAGTTGGAGATGATGAAGTATTAATTGCTGTTATGGCTTCTGGAGTTAATCATAACACAGTATGGTCTGCAACTTTTGAGCCATTGCCAACTTTTAATTTTTTATCCCACTATGCTAAATCAAATCCAAAAAATAAAAAACATAACTTAACTTATCATATATTAGGAAGTGATGCAGCAGGAGTTATTGTAAAACTTGGAACTAAAGTTCATGATAATTGGAAATTAGGAGACAGAGTTGTTATTTGCCCAGCAGTTACTTCTAATACAAACCCTCAGTCTTATAAAGATTCGATGTCAGATCCAAACACAAAAGCTTGGGGATATGAAACAAATTTTGGTGGATTAGCAGAATTTTGTTTAGTTAAATCTACCCAACTAATGAAAAAACCAGAACACTTAACTTGGGAAGAAGCAGCCTCTTTATCTCTTGTTTCAAGTACAGCATATAGAATGTTAGTTTCTCAACATGGTGCAGAAATGAAACAAGGAGATAATGTCCTAGTTTGGGGAGGTGCAGGTGGAATGGGTGCAATGGGTATTCAATATGTACTAAATGGTGGAGGAAGACCTATTGCAGTTGTTTCTAGTGAAAAAAAAGCAGAACTAGTAAAAAAACTAGGTTGTGAATATGTAGTAAATAGAGCAAAGAAAAATTTTAATTTCTTTAAAGAAGATGGAAGTATTAATAAAAGGCATCTTATTGCATTTAAAAGTACAGTTGAACGCTTAATAGATAAAGAATCTGCTGATATTGTTTTTGAACATACAGGTAGAGAGACTTTTGGAGCAAGCGTTTTTGTTGCTAAAAGTGGAGGGAAAATTGTCACGTGCGGTTCTACTACAGGTTATGAGCATACATTTGATAATCGTTATTTATGGATGTATGTAAAATCTATCATAGGTTCACATGGAGCTAATATCTATGAAGCCTATAATGCTAATAGATTATCATGCTTAGGAAAAATAAACCCTATATTATCAGAAGTGTATACCCTTGAAAACTCTATTGAAGGTTGCATAAAAGTTAAAAACAATCAACATATTGGGAAAGTTGGTATTTTATGCTTATCTCCCAAAGAAGGATTAGGTATCAAAGACCATGAATTACGTCAAAAAGTAGGTGAAGATAAAATTAATATCTTTAGAAACTTAAAAAATAAGTAAATTTATTTATATAAATTATAAGCATCAAAATATGACATAGTTACATTAGGACTTTGAATACACATAGCTCCTAAGTACTGTGTTGATATATTTAAAGGATACAAAAACCATTCTTTTATTTGAAAATTATCAATAGGTATTTCTTTAGTATTTTGAGGAATAACATGAAAACTATCAAGGGGAATACTAAGTCCTAAGCCCAATGCTTTAATATAAGCTTCTTTTCTCACCCAACAGTAAATAAAAGCCTCTTTTTGCTTCTCTAGGGCTAGGTTTTTTATCCAAAGTCTTTCTCTTTTTGTAAAATATCTTGTTGAAATATCTATGATATTGCTATCACAATTCATATTTTCCAAATCAATTCCAATCTCATTATTTCTTGAAAATGTGATTATAGACATATCTGTACTATGACTTATATTAAAATAAAGGTTGCTTCCTTTTATATATATCTTGCCATAATTATTTTTATATAAAGTAATTGAATATGAATCATTATCAAGGTAATACTTAAGTAGTATTTTTAGCGTTATCCTTGTAGTAATGTATGCTTTTTTTTTATTGCTAATTCGATATTTATTAGCACGATTTAATTCATCGGGAGTTAATAATTCACTATATTTATAAATATCTTCAGATATTTTATCTATTTCTATTTTCCAAATATGTACATTATTATTAAATAAAGGAACCATAAGGTTTTCCATTCTCTACATCTTCTGTAAATATTATCATATATTTCATTATTAATTATCTATTCATAATATCTGTTCTGACAGATTTTAAATTTACTTTACACTTAAAAATAAAAATAGAAGTATTCCTACTTCTATTTTTTAAAATCTATATCTAGCACCTATCCCAAAAAACCTTGGGTCACCAAATGTTGCCATTGTAAATAAACTATTTGCTTCATAAGTATTAATATATTTTTCATCTGTTAAATTTTTACCATATACATAAATATCCCAATCAGAAAATTTATATCCTACTTTAACATCAACTAAAGTATAACCATCTTCTTTAGGAAAAGTTTTATGGGCATCATCATAAAATGACATTGAACCTTGATTTCTCACATCTGTACGGGCATAAAATCCATTGGGATGATAATAAGCTACACTTAAATTTGCTGTATGACTAGGTGTAGTTTCTATTTCTTTACCACTAAAATCATTATCTCCAGCAACATAAGAATCATATTTTGTTTTTATAAAACCAAGTGCCCCACTTACTTCTATCCTATCTGTAGGAAAATATCTAAAGTCAAATTCGATACCTTCTGAATGTGCTTTATCAGCATTGTCGGTATAATAATTAGTTGTGGCACCAACCGTTTCTTGTCTATTAATATGAATATCTTTTATATCCATTCTAAATATTGCAGCAGTAAACATAAAATCACCTACTGACCCTTTAATACCTATTTCATAATTTGTAGATCTTTCTGGTTCAAATCTATTATCCTCTTTTTTAGAATTTCTAGCTAATACATTAAATCCTCCTGGCATATAACCTTTAGAAACAGATACATAAGGAGAAAAATTTTCATTTATTTTATAATCTAAAGCAACTTTGGGAATAAATACATTCCAACTTCTTTTATCATTATATTCATTATTTTTAGTAGTATTTGAAAAGCCATTCAAGTCAATTTCTCTTTTGATTTTCTGATACCTACCACCAAGAGTTAATTTCAATTGTTTATTTAAAGGAATCATTGCTTGCCCAAAAATAGCTTGAGTAGTACTATCAATAGAAGAAACAGTATTAGTCTTTCCAAAGTTAACACCATTCATTATTGTTTCACTTCCATAAGCATCTTTATTCTTTTCTTCTTTATCTAAATATAATCCAGTAACCCAACGAATACCATCATTTTCTTTATTAGACAATCTTATTTCTTGAGAATATGTATCTGAAGAAGCATCATTAAATAAATAAGAACCATCAAGAGTAGTTCCATTTGTAAAATCAGCATCATAATTACCTTTTAAATTAGTCTTTCTATGTACAGTCACAGCATCAAATATATAGTTATCACTTTCATATTTAATATCAATACTTTGAGAATCAATGGAATTTTTTTCAAGCATTGGTTCTTCAAAACTAGTATTTTCAGCATTCTTTCTTTTAAATTCATATAAATTGGTACTTCCTACTATTCCATAACCTTTAAATCCATAGTTTTTAATTTTTTCTTTTTTTAATACTAATTTTGTTGAAAGTTTATCTGTTGCTTTATAATATAAAGATGTTCCAAAACTCTTATCATCTTCTTTTGCTGCTTTTTTATCACCTTTATATTTATTATTAATCCATCCATCTGTTGATGTTATCTCACCATTAAGATTGAAGAAAAGTTTATTATCAATTATTGGTGTATTTACATTAAAGGTTGTTCTTTTATAATTATTACTACCATACTCAACCCCTATATTCCCACTTGTATAATTAGTAGGTTCTTTTGTTATGATATTTATAACACCACCTATGGCATCTTTCCCATAAAGTGTTCCTTGTGGGCCCCTTAAAACTTCTATTCTCTCAACATTTTCTAAAGAAGTATTAAAAGCACGCTTGGATGAAGTAGGAATTCCATCAACATAAACTACAATAGGATTATTTTCAGTAAATAAAGAAGCGTTTAAGCCTCTAAAGTTCACCTTAACTCCACGGTCAGGTATAGATGCCATATTTGGTATTTCATTTATCACATCTACAATCGTTTTAATACCTCTTTCTTCTAGCACTTCTCCACTTATGACAGTAATACTTTGAGGAACATCTTGAATATTCTCTTCAACCTTATTTGCTGTTACAGTAATATTATCCATCTCTTGTGCAGAATCTTTACCATAAAGCGTAGTTGATGTTGATAAAGATATTACAGATAGTATTATCAATTCTCTAATTTTCATTTTTCCTCCAATTTAATTAAATATTGGTCTAATTATATTGTAAACAAAACTAATAATCATTATTAAAAATGGAATTGAAAGGATTTTTTATACCGCTAAGAGTATTTTATAAGTAAGCAAATATCTTATCAAATAAATCAAGAATAAATTACTTTTTAGTAAATTTAACATTCCATATAAAATATAATACTTTTATAATCAGATAAAATCCCTTTAGAACAAGAAAATTATTGATAATAATTCTCATTTAGTGTAGCATTCATCTAAAATATATTATCTTATTAATGGAGCCATACAATGATTAAAAAAATAACAATAGTATCTCTTTTTATTTCACAAGTCTTTGCCCTCACCCCTTTTGAAATAGCAATAAATGTTAAAAAAAATTCAGATGGATATGGGAGCTCAAAAAGTGTATTAGAGATGATTTTATTGGATCAAGCTAAAAACAAATCAAAAAGAATAATGGAATCAATCTCTTTTGAAAATAAAAATCATTATGGCATAAATGGAGATAAATCATTAATGGAATTTAAAACACCATTAGATGTAAAAGGTACAAAATTCTTAACCCATGAAAAAATAAATAAAAATAACAACCAATGGTTATATCTACCTGTACTAAAACGTATAAAACGTATAACTAGTAAAAATAAAAGTGGTTCTTTTATGGGAAGTGAATTTTCTTATGAAGATATATCTTCAAGGGAACCTTCAAAATATACTTATTCTACTAGCACAGAAGATACTAAGATAGGCAATATAGACGTTTATAAATATGAAAGATACCCTAAAGATAAAAATTCAGGATATTCAAAACAAATACTTTTTGTGGATAAGACTAAATTTGTAATTTTAAAAGTAGAGTTTTTTGATAAGAAAAATGAACTTCTCAAAACTGCAAAATATACTTATAGAAAAATAAAAAATATATATAGAGTTGCCAAAATACAAATGAATAATCATCAAAATTTAAAATCTACTACCTTAACTTATGTAAAAGATGACATCAAATTAAATCTAGATGAAAAGCTTTTTTCAAAAAGATACTTAAAAGACTAATTTTTGAAAAAAATATTATTTAGTTCTTTACTTCTAGTAAATATTGTCCTAGCTAAAAATGAGATAAAAAGTTATATTGGATATGAGTATAAATCTTATTTAAAAACAAAAGGTGATACTAGAAATTATAACAGTGCCATTACCTTTCAAAATGAGTTTAAATACTCTTTTGAAGACTCATATTTATATTCAAAAATAAATATTTTAAAAGATAGCAGTGAAGGACAAAGAGATTATGTCAATATATCAGAGCTTTATTACTCTAAAGCATTTGAAAATTTTGATTTAAATTTAGGTAAAAAAATTATATTTTTAGGAAGTTTAGAAGCTAATAATATAGTAAATATATTTAATCGTCAAAATTATCAAAAAGATTCTTTAAGCATTTATAAAAAAGGTTCAATTATGGCAAACCTGAACTATTTTTTTAATGATGATTCTACTTTAAAACTATATGTAAAAAGTTTTGAAGAAAACATAAAACTACCAAGTACAAACTCCCCTTATAGCCCTTTTAAAACAAATATATACTCAAAAAAAATAAATTTTTCAAATAAAAGAGAACAACCATCTTTCTTAGCTGTATATTCAAAAAGTTATGATGATGAAATAATCGCAGATATAAATATGGGCTTTTTTTACGGCTATGATGAGAATATACTCTATCAAAAAACAAATAATAAAATAAACCCTTATCTTTTCCAAAGTGCAAAACTTTTTACATATGATACTTTTGTACTAAACTCCACACTTTATAAGATTGAAGCTAGTTATACAAAAGTAGAAAAAGATGGAGAATTTGATATAAAAAATTTTTATGAAATTGGTATTGGTAGCGAATATACTATAGAACAAATTTATAAAAATAATAGCTTAGGATTAATAGCTGAATATTATAAAAGTGATAACAAAAATACAAGCTTTGATAATGATCTATTTTTAGCACTAAGATATTCATTAAATGACAAAGATTCCAGTGAATTTTTAACAGGAATTATAAAAGATACAAAAAAAAGTGATATGAGTGCATATATAAAATATAGTGGAAGATTAATTGATAATTTAAATGTATCAGCAGATATAAGATATCTAAAAAGTGACAACTATATTGGTGAGCATTTACGCTTTGGTTGTGAAATAAAGTACTACTTTTAATAAAATAGGAGATAAATAAAAATGAATAAAAAAGAAAAACTTGCACATAATATTATAAAATATAGATGGTCAATAGCTATTTTGATTCCTATTCTTATAATAATTATTTTTGCGTTAAATATACATAAAGCAGGAGTTGAAACAGATTGGAAAATATGGTTTGATAAAGATTCAAAAGTTATGAAAAACTTTACACACTTTAAAGAAACTTTTGGTTCAGATGATAGAATTATGATAGTATTAAGTGATAAAAATAGTATCTTTAAAAAAGATATATTAAAAAACATAAAAACTATTACAGAGAGTTTATGGCAGACAAAACTTATAGCAAGAGTTGATTCTATTACAAACTAT
This portion of the Arcobacter nitrofigilis DSM 7299 genome encodes:
- a CDS encoding TonB-dependent receptor; protein product: MKIRELIILSVISLSTSTTLYGKDSAQEMDNITVTANKVEENIQDVPQSITVISGEVLEERGIKTIVDVINEIPNMASIPDRGVKVNFRGLNASLFTENNPIVVYVDGIPTSSKRAFNTSLENVERIEVLRGPQGTLYGKDAIGGVINIITKEPTNYTSGNIGVEYGSNNYKRTTFNVNTPIIDNKLFFNLNGEITSTDGWINNKYKGDKKAAKEDDKSFGTSLYYKATDKLSTKLVLKKEKIKNYGFKGYGIVGSTNLYEFKRKNAENTSFEEPMLEKNSIDSQSIDIKYESDNYIFDAVTVHRKTNLKGNYDADFTNGTTLDGSYLFNDASSDTYSQEIRLSNKENDGIRWVTGLYLDKEEKNKDAYGSETIMNGVNFGKTNTVSSIDSTTQAIFGQAMIPLNKQLKLTLGGRYQKIKREIDLNGFSNTTKNNEYNDKRSWNVFIPKVALDYKINENFSPYVSVSKGYMPGGFNVLARNSKKEDNRFEPERSTNYEIGIKGSVGDFMFTAAIFRMDIKDIHINRQETVGATTNYYTDNADKAHSEGIEFDFRYFPTDRIEVSGALGFIKTKYDSYVAGDNDFSGKEIETTPSHTANLSVAYYHPNGFYARTDVRNQGSMSFYDDAHKTFPKEDGYTLVDVKVGYKFSDWDIYVYGKNLTDEKYINTYEANSLFTMATFGDPRFFGIGARYRF
- a CDS encoding thioesterase II family protein codes for the protein MDSITKNKWIQYEEKENVKLRLFCLPYAGGGSSIYRLWQKSMPEHIQVCKIQLPGRENRIDEQAIDSMEDLVKTLAKQLFNYLDKPFALFGHSMGAMATYELAKYLSNNTPYSPKHVFVSGCRTPNTPHNHITYHLEGEEFIDSLRQRGGTNEVLLNNKDYMKMVEPTLRADLKLIERWHHNDIETLNCPLTVLGGVNDTLVLPTNLKQWHQYTNKIFELKLFEGDHFFINDDSHNIASIVANTLKQ
- a CDS encoding outer membrane lipoprotein-sorting protein, giving the protein MIKKITIVSLFISQVFALTPFEIAINVKKNSDGYGSSKSVLEMILLDQAKNKSKRIMESISFENKNHYGINGDKSLMEFKTPLDVKGTKFLTHEKINKNNNQWLYLPVLKRIKRITSKNKSGSFMGSEFSYEDISSREPSKYTYSTSTEDTKIGNIDVYKYERYPKDKNSGYSKQILFVDKTKFVILKVEFFDKKNELLKTAKYTYRKIKNIYRVAKIQMNNHQNLKSTTLTYVKDDIKLNLDEKLFSKRYLKD
- a CDS encoding 4'-phosphopantetheinyl transferase family protein, with protein sequence MENLMVPLFNNNVHIWKIEIDKISEDIYKYSELLTPDELNRANKYRISNKKKAYITTRITLKILLKYYLDNDSYSITLYKNNYGKIYIKGSNLYFNISHSTDMSIITFSRNNEIGIDLENMNCDSNIIDISTRYFTKRERLWIKNLALEKQKEAFIYCWVRKEAYIKALGLGLSIPLDSFHVIPQNTKEIPIDNFQIKEWFLYPLNISTQYLGAMCIQSPNVTMSYFDAYNLYK
- the ccrA gene encoding crotonyl-CoA carboxylase/reductase yields the protein MSETKKIIEMIENDNTTQKDYENIKLPSSMNALVTLKEEENIFGEMETEDKDISKTLHYKEVTIPEVGDDEVLIAVMASGVNHNTVWSATFEPLPTFNFLSHYAKSNPKNKKHNLTYHILGSDAAGVIVKLGTKVHDNWKLGDRVVICPAVTSNTNPQSYKDSMSDPNTKAWGYETNFGGLAEFCLVKSTQLMKKPEHLTWEEAASLSLVSSTAYRMLVSQHGAEMKQGDNVLVWGGAGGMGAMGIQYVLNGGGRPIAVVSSEKKAELVKKLGCEYVVNRAKKNFNFFKEDGSINKRHLIAFKSTVERLIDKESADIVFEHTGRETFGASVFVAKSGGKIVTCGSTTGYEHTFDNRYLWMYVKSIIGSHGANIYEAYNANRLSCLGKINPILSEVYTLENSIEGCIKVKNNQHIGKVGILCLSPKEGLGIKDHELRQKVGEDKINIFRNLKNK